TCAGTTATAAATTGTACTCAAATATCCATTGCTAGATAAACCTAAGAGTTTTGGCAAAACTTACTGATCTAACATGCTTAACATATCCAACGGcatttccaaattcataatggCCACTTTAATTCTGTACTGTAGAATTCTGAGAGAACGAATCTCTGTTACTACTAAAAAACAATAAAGGTAGGAGTAGAGGTTTTCTTGTCCCTTCTTTTATCAGCGATTTGTGAAGTGACAAGACTCGTGCTAGGGTTTTGACCTAACTTAAAGCAGGTCTTACATGTGACCCATCTAACCATGTAACAGCTATGAGAAGCGCCGCTGGGGCTGAGGAGTGAGGGCTCGATAGTCCGCCATTCAACTGCCAGGTGGTGCGGCCATAAGTTTGGGTCTACTGGCATGCAATTGGTGGGGCCAGACACAAGCTAAGGAGGCCGAAAGTTATAGGAATTTTAAATTAAACCCACTAAAACTTCACCAGTGCTGAAAGTGCGTTCTTCCTACTCTGTGACTAACACCTGGCTTGGCAATGGTTGTTCCAGAAAGAAGGGAACTTAGAATAAGAGACAACCAGCATATCACCATTCGCAGCAATCCAGGCAATTTGTAGCAGACAAGACAGATTTACAAcccttattttatttcttgcgcCCAATTGTTGCGCTTGCTTTATCTAATACCAAGAAATCTAAGCAATTCATGGAATCATAACACGTAAATCCAAAAAGCAATCCAGGAAAGTTTCACTACAATAACAGAATCAAACCCATGTGAAGAAAGTGGCAAAAAACAGCAATAAAGCACTGGAACAAATAATAGTTAAGTGTTAATGAGATAAAATTGAAGTTGTAGGTCAAGAACTCTTACCCTGGATGAGGATGGAACTCGAGGAATTAGCTCTTTCCTTTCCCTTTGTGGTCCGATTGCCGGCCGCCGCCATCGCCGTAGCAGAGTTGCAAGCGGCCGTCAAGACCATCTGGgaactgatgatgatgatggtttTCCATAGGAGCAGCATTCTGAGCCGCGAAAAAGGGTACATTTGATCCGTCAATAGGAGATGATAACCTCTGGAGGTGAGGCAACAGAGAAGACGGCTGTGAATTGGACTGAAGGGTCCCCCTGTTCAAACCAGCGTGAGCAAGGCCGGTGGAAGAGATCGTGAAGTTGAGGTTGTAGTCACTCTGGTCTGGGACGAAGGAGAAGTGCTGGTGCATCTCCGGGTGGTGATGGTTGAAGGGCGAAATCGTGGTCATCGACTGTTGCTGCAGCGTGTTCCCCCCCATTTGTGCTGAAAACCCAGATAAGTGATGTTGTCGGGAGGTGGACGGAGAGAGAAGCCCCGAGGAAAAGTAATCCATCGGAGCCGCCGTCACCGAAGACCAATGCCTTGTCGTCTTCTGGAACTGTTGACCCGATCCATTCGGACTaccgttgttgttgttgctgctgctgttgctgttaTTCACGTTGTTAATCCCACCGGTGAGAAGCTCAGTGAAAGAGCTCTGGGAAATGTGGTTCGTATTAGGACGATTGGAAACCCGAGTCGTGGTTTCACTCcctttctccttctctttctccGCCCTCCTCTCCCTTGCCCGTTCTCGTGCTTTTACCCGATTCTCAGACCGTGATAGAGATAACCCAGATCCCTTACTGGTCTCCGAATTGCTACTACAAGCCGATTTAGACAAAGAAccatgctgctgctgctgataATTCGGATTCAATTCACATTCCAGTTCCACCTCAGCAGAATCCATTAACCTGGGCCTTTTTTCATCACTCAGCTGCTTAGTAGGGGTGTCGGGAAACGAAGCGCTTATCGGGCCAAGCTCGTCGATGGACTTCGCCGCGGCCTTAAGAAGCCACTCCACGGCCTTGCTGGGCTGATCGACCCCCAACCGGTCCTGAAGGTCGTAAAACTGGATGGCGGTGGTGACCGAGAGGCGTACGCGGCGGTCGCGAAGCCCCTTCGATGTCAAGACCTTGCTGTGACGGTCTTTCCCGCCGGAAGCCCTCGAAACCCTAACGATTCGCGACGACGGCCACATGGAGAGCCTGCCGACGCCGCCCATTTCGCTCCCGCCTCCTCCGATTTTGACCTCTCCGCCGCCGTCGTCCTCATCGTCCGGGTACTGTTCCACCTCTTCCCCCTTTTGCCCTATTCTGTTGCCCCAATCGCTGCCTCTGCCGTTGTTGCCGATCCTCGGAAACTTGCATCCCTGAGTTTGAACCTTGTCCACCTCCATACCGGTTTCATTCCATTTCCGCGTATCCTTTCTTTTATTATCCTCCCattcgtagagagagagagagagagagagagagaggtggggtttctagagagagagagatgggggaagCTAGCTAGGTGGAATCtaaattagggtttggagagagagagagagttgtgtgCATGTGAGGGGTGTGGGTGGGTGTCCTTTgcattgatgatgatgataataCAGGGGAGTTGTTTGGCTTTTGTATTGATACATAAAGGCACACAGCACAGCTTCTTTTCCGCTTCGATATATCACGTTCGGGGTCAGAGGGAGGGAGGCTCCGTTTTAAGCTTTTTGCAgtgttattttttcaaaaattgctCAGTCAGTCTCTCTCATCCTCCTGTGAagagtaaaaacaaaaacaaaacaaaacaaaaaaaaaaaaaagaagcatcaGATGCTGCTGAGTTTTATACCATCACAACAAGTGACCATAATTATCTGCAAGCTTAATGGAGTCCAGTACACAAAAAGATCTGACCTTGTTATGGCTAAGTACATGCATATGTTATGTATCTCATAAAGCTTTAAGAAAAGCTAATGAGAAGTCTACCTCTTCtagtctcttctctctctctctctctcttatctaGATCTGTATAGCTTTTTCAGCTGCAAATTCAAGCTGGCGGTTTATGATAAAAGCTACTGTGTGAAGAAGTACTAATTGGCTGCAAGTCACCGATCTGTGCTTTTTAACCTCGGTCTTTAAAGCTCCGCTGACCCTAGATTGcagatataattttatagagTGCAGATAATAATTTGCTGAACAATTTTCAATTATTCTTCAGAAATTGCtgcttctagagagagagagagagagagaaaaagagagagtaatTTTTTACCCATTGTTTCTTCTTCAGACGAAATTACACAACAAAACATACAGATCTGACTGTTTCAGCTCCTGCAAAAACATTTCTATATCAGATTCAGGCGCTGAAAATTAAATAACGTTgaaagcttcaaaaaaaaaattccaaaaaaataaagactaaaaCGACCGAAAAATCCACAATTAATTTTCAGCATGTTCTGGAGAACACGTATAAGATATTTTTCAGTTTCCAGTTTGAAATCAGTACTTACTGGAAATAAACTGAGAATTAAGAATAAGGCATAAAATAGTACAACGGCGAAATTTTTGCGGATTCCGTACGGCtctattttgaaaatgttttcaaGCAATCGAGGAGGAAATTAAAAGCAAAACGACGACACGAAGACGGATCGAAGAGGAGGAGACAAGCCCTGCACGGCTACTATACACCTACTTCTACTTCGGAGTCTGTCACCCCGAATTTCCTCTACTGTTGCTCAATTCCTCGAGTttcaaacccctctctctctctttctctctttgccCCTCAAAATGCTCATTGCTCGCACACAGTCGGAAAAAGTAGacacagagagggagagagatgaatatatatagtatgtatacttcttctttttttggggttcCTCCGCGGGCACTTTCGTTTTCCGCAAGTAATACAAGCATTCCGAAACCTAGACGCTAACCGCCATTGATGGAGCTTCAATTTGGAGAGGAATTGAGGTCTTGGGAGATCGGGTTATTCTCATACCCTGCTATCGGTATTTTTTTCCGTGtgtgcgtgagagagagagggagtgaggaGACGATTAACAGGTTTCTTTTGCCTGAAAATTTTTAGGAAAATctaaaaggggagagagagagagagagagagagagagagagcgagctcGGGGTTCAATGCCCTAGGCTTCCCCCATCCGAGCAAATGACCGGGTTTATCGGTAAACGACAACCCATTATAAATATGTCCCTTTtatttcggatttttttttttaggagtaACTTTTATTTCAGATTCTATCCCTCCACTATTTTTCTGATTATCAATGCTGTGTgtttgaatgagtttttgaaattttattgagtttgatttttaggATAAtgagtgaaacaaaaaattaaaataataatcgaagatataagtaatgaatgaagagagatagaaagaaatgagaataatgattcgAGATAggaataatgagtgaagagaaaaataagagaaatgattgaaaatagagaCAGTGAGTAATTTTTTAGTTGAAATTGTTTTCCCTAAACTTAATCCAAACAAGACACAAACTTCCAGACACCCgagtcaaaagaaaagaaaaaaaaaacctaactcTAGACacaaaaacttatcaaaactTTTGATAACTAAAATAAGGTGAATTTCCTATACTCACATTAATTACAAATGTTTTAGGGAGCATTTTGAAATTGACGAAGGCTCATTCTGCTAaggtttcttatttttttaagtactattttatgagataatttattctctcacaatattaTGGATCGGAGTCAGAAATTTTGGTTAGTAAGGTCAAAAATTAGAGTCATATGCAACTATATTTTTTCTGCgcacaagttcaaaaataactaaattaagaggTTAATTATAAGATCGATATGcacaaataatttattttttcctcatAATTGGCTCGAAAAGACTTGTTATATATGTAAAATAGTGCATGATAGTCTCATTTCTAGCATTATCAATTTTCGAAAGAAGAGAATGCTTGAAATTTCTATACATTTCAAATAAGTTGGGGCAATTTAGAGATTTTTGTAGGATTAAAATAGCAAAATTTGGTTGCAAACTATCAAATGTTTTGGTGAAAAATCAAAATGAGTGGGTCACTAGACCTCACTTGTCGCTTAGTGCCTCCGTCCATgataatacatcacctttaattcaaagaataagtacttattttctttaacGGAATAAGGCCTAAAACTCTCCTTTTTTCACTAATTTCTAGGTACATCATTTTCTTCACATACATAACTAAAACACTTCATCCATCACATAAAGTTGGCGTCCCTAGAAACTacatgtaatttttgaatttaaaaataatggattaacaaaaataattttttattttttttacaccgttcaaaagatcttatCAAAgtctatcaaataatatccatattggctaaaaaattatttctgtaggtattttatttttaagcttaaaaattgcaCGTACTTTGATAGGAGACCAACCATATGAGAAGTAGAAAGTACCATTTAGCGTAAATAACTTGACTGTTGTCACTGACATTTTAAGCtaattaaaaacaaatcaaCTGTGAGTGTTATCATTCGTAATCTTATTAATCGCCTCCAATGCTCGTGTATGAACTTTCGTATTACATTCCCCGTTTGAAAATCGGACTATGCCTTGGGAGCTACCAATCCCAAGGGCTTCCCAAACCCCTGTTTGATAACCGGATTATTACTCCATTGGGATAAACAGTGAGCTCCATAAGGGTATTAGCGATACCATGTGTGACTTGGTATTCGTAGTCTAATCTCaaccccttctcattaccaattttttctatcaatccaatctcatctcaaacaaacatgatattaataatctcatcccaaacaaacatactcattatcaatctcttctcattaccaatcccaatctTAATCATATCTCCTTACAAATCTCATTTAtttatcactgttatcaaacggggcatTATAGTTTAACGTCAAGTCTCGTAAGATTCGATCCATATCTTAATTTCTTCAGTTTTTTCAAGTATCAATGTACGTAGGTGGCTTTCATCATTGATCGATAACTTCTGTATAGTGGCTATCAAGTAAAATTTTGTGTGATCCAATATCGCATACAAACTTTAATATACTGTAATACCCTAATTTTAATGTTGTGCGTTCCACAAAGTCAGTCTAATTATATACCAACAAAATGTGGTAGGTCTTTGTAGTTATATGAAATTAAAGGTTATGTGAAATTTAATATCGTATGTTAAGTTTTACGCTTTCCACAAATCTTGCACAAATATACGCTAACTAATTACGTTAGGATATCGCGCTTTTCTTGTACTAAAAAATTGTAAGTTTGGAGAGAGGGGGCCTCACGGCCCACCTCATgtaatgagaaaaaaagaaatgaaaatggtaGAGTACATGATAACTCATTCATGAGAGTATACATGAAAAGGGAATGGACAGTTCAAATTGCTGTGAACTTACCGTCCATTTTTCTTTCATGTATACTTTCATGAATGAATTTTCATGTACCCTATCAAACCTCCCAAAATGGTCGAGCTTATTGACGACATTGAGGATTGACAGTCTTGCTAAGCAGAATTAGGTAAGTAGGTGGTATATGTCCTGTTATTTCCCTTGATTGACAATGGTTGTTAAGACCTCTTATATTCTAGTCTAGCATACAAAATGTGGCATCGTCTACTTCACAAAGTGAGTGGTCTTTTCAATATTTGTTCACGAGAAACCATCaactagctctctctctctctctctctctctctctctctctctcttcctcagcAAAGAAAGGATTTATTAATATTTGATACATGATTACAAAGATAAAATAGCAGGCACAATGGCATCACAATCATGAATAACGATACCAATTAAGTTGCCACCTAAGATTTTTATACTGGTAGATTATGTGTTTAGCACTAGTTACTTtacagaaaaataaatatttctgGTTAATTCAGAATTATTTTCGAATAATGCTAGGGACACGATACTAACTACAACTGCGAAGATTGGCATAATATGATTGGTAATGGGAGAACAACCATTTTGAAACTATTTCGCAACCACCAATCATGTAGTGCCACGTAGGgagaatatttttgtttaattcaaaattattttcgaATAATGCTAGGGTCACGATACCAACTACAACTGCCTTCATGGCAAAGTATGAGTGGTAATGGGAGAACAACCATTTTAAACTATTTTGCAACCCCCAATTATGTAGTGCCACGTAGGCGTTGTGGTTAGTGTTGTGGTAGAGTGTTGTGTTCCTAACATTATTTGTTTGATCTAAAATATTGGATGACTTCATGTAATTAAGATGAGAGAGAACAAAGTAAGCGGATTAGGGGATGTTCCAgtttctaaaaaagaaaacttttagaaaatgaaggttatttcaaattaaaaaattatgtgtttacgtaaataatttttctatcaatatggattttatttgatagatttcattgagaacttttaaacggtgcaaacaaattaaaaaattattttttatttttattatatttgagcttgaaataaaaaagaaggttgaaaaagaaagcggaacgacaCCGTAGCCTTCGGAGAAAACGGTAAGGGTTAAAGGAATCCTTCTGCTCCTTTTCTTGGTCCTTTCTTTTGCAAAAAATGTGCATTTCTCAAAACAATTATATTCTGGTAGCtaatttttgaagattttaGTACCATGTAAAAGAAGTCAATTTTTAATTCTTGTACAGgtgaaaaagttttgaaaaatattcacacaaatataattctttcaaaaaaacataCACGCTCTCCAAAAAAGTATAATTCGCCAGTGCGGATGGTGTCGGAAATTAGAGTGGTAATTTAACTAAATGGGTAAATCATACCATACCCACTTAACTATGAACTATTTTCATTTAACATTTCTAAGGTTTAAAACTCAACACATAACCCCCTAAAACTATAGGAATCTGAGATGTGAAAGATGGCGTCAACGAAAATCACAATTTGCCCCTTGCCCTACAATCATCAGCCCACAGTATTCTTTTCACATTAACATTCTCCCATAACCTCCCTAAAATCACTACATTGAAAACCAAATCAAGCCACCACACTGCAATGAAAACTATTTAACCTCACATCTCGTTGTTGTCGGCTACAACTTACCACAAAAGTTAGACTCTTTTGTTCACCCCTGATTCTTTGCTAATTTTTGGAAATTAGCATTAGATTAGGTGAAGAGAAGAGGGTAATTTCATCATAACATCCTATTTTTCATGTCATGCTTTGCTCGCATGATGAATTTGGTCCAAAATCCTAATGTGCTTGCAGTCATATGAACACGTTTGAGGGGTTAAGTGTTGAGTTTCAAACATTAAAGAGGTTAAGTAAAACTATACATAGCTGAAGGGTTTAGAGTAATTTACCCTAACTATAAAGAGGTCTCTAATAGTTGAGATGATGAAAATAACTGTTTACATTAAGGTTCTGAATTTCGTGTTGGTAGgatagtgattttcacactccttttttcgTTCTTATTCATATGAATTGACTTTGTTACCCTTTTATAAACTCACACTTACACACATGAAGGGGCAATATAGTCAATTCAAGataaataaagaccaaaaaaaaaggtgtagATGGTAAAAAGAGGAGTGTTAAAATCAACTTCCTTTATTGGTATGGTACATAATTATACAGTGAGACATTGGGTAGCATTTCGAATTTATCTATCATTAGTGTTATTTTTCCACATTAAGAATTTAAGCTTAAAACACAcatttatttgaaaagaaaataaattttaaaatagtcTGGTACCGTCCATTTCTGATCGGGGTTTGAGACAGAATGATACAACTCTAGGTGATCGGATTTGATAGAAAACGATGCAACCTGATCGACCAGTATGGGACGAGATTTAAAACCCTGGTTTATATGGCCATATGATAAAATATTGAGATAAGCAATGTTTGATGCGACTGGAATAccttttattttccaatttacGCAAAGGGTAAGAAGGAAACATGAAAATGGAAAGAGTAGACTGTGTggcgttccgctttctttttaatcctttttaaaaagaaaaagtaatttcaagctcaaatataatgaaaatgagaaataatttttcaattttttttgcaacatttaaaagatctcaataaaatctatcaaacaagatctatattggtagaaaaattatttacgtaaacatataatttttaagcttgaaattactttcattttctaaaaggtATTTTTCCAAGAAATCGGAATACCCGAGATGACTTTTGTTGAATGCATTTTGTACttcagataaaaaataaataaaatcagaTATACCCTCAATCTGGCTTAACTAGCTCAAACCTTTCTTCTAAATGCTGAAAACAAATTCCTTTTGTTGAatgcaatttgttttttttttttttttggaaatattttttgttgtgcTTCATATGGTacatatcttttttttattgtttcaacGATAAGGGATTTTTGAGCCAGCTTACGAACACCTtgactatttctctctccagttCAATCAAAAACAGGCCATCTACGTCGAGACTAGGAAATTCATAAGAAAAGTTCTTTCTAGGCCTGGCCTCAACTTCATATCTACCTTCTTGTATTTCTGGACTAATATAACATATCCgcataaaattttatatttcatgTATATCAATTAATTATTGCTTAAGTTTTGAACACCAACACTCTATTGGTCGACTACTTAAATTCTCATAAACTTTGCCCAAAGTTTACACATCATTCTTTCGTAGTAATATGAGATAGCTATAGCCTATAAGAATTAACAAATTCGGATCTGCTGAGCTATTGTGATTTTGAGgatgcccgcgagaaattagcaaaaaatataatCAGAAAGtgtttgttttgaacttttaattgaaccgttcatcaaatctaagctaaaaactgctcaaatcaagccatttccggtctttttttttgctaatttctcgcgggtacttttaaaatcacgttctgatcacattgagcgactcggatcattaaaatttgataaggaactatgaggtatttttttaggtatctAATTAGTTGTCAGCGAAACCGCtatggagtgtgtgtgtgtatttttttttttttttgagcacacTAAATTATAGTTAATGATACTGTGTGGTAATGATTTGCGTGTTGTCAAATTAAATGATAGCAACAATACTCAAGATTAATTCTCCAATTTATCAAAATCGTTTTATAAAAACTTGAATGACTGGATTTAGTCTTGAAAAATTACCGTACCAAAATTCCTTTCATAGTTTGGCCACTCTGATTTCGTTTCCTGAGTCCACCACGGTAAAAAACCCTCATATGTTTGATTGTAGTGAATAGTGTTGAACTaaaggcttgtttgataacctaaattcagtacttaaaactgaatcaatcaagtaataagtgatttagtagatttgataaccacattttatattacttaacaaattaagtaccacttaaaatataagctaaaaagttaaaaaaaattaagtagttttgaactacttaattctggctgaatttttatGTATGTACTTAAATTCAACCAACATACTACCACCACaatcactaccaccaccaccactaccaccaccaccaccaccacctccaccactacaccacctccaccactcctctaccaccacatcaccaccaccagctccaccaccacctacaccattccaccaccaccacatcaccaccaccagctcaaccactccaccaccaccaccaccactaccatcactacgccgccaccaccgctcctaccaccgctccaccaccatcatcaccaccactccaccaccaataccatcactacaccactaccaccactcccacgtaccactccaccaccaccactaccagcactacaccaccacttgaccatctcCGCCACATCcgccaccatcatcaccaccaccaccaccacctccaccaccatcgccgccaccacctccaccaccgccaccaccacttcaccaccaccattcctccaccattaccataagtatattgtgactgttagcaaattaagagagaattagaacaaaattaattcatcatttttttaattcagtacataatatatttatcaaacagtttttcagcttaaaaatttcagtattcagctttcagtttcagttttatcaaacacaCCCTAAGAATTGTATACATATCTGgagaaaatttttcagtgccgtgTGGGTACCACATCACTTGGTTGACGTGATGCCCGAGCGGGTACATTCGAgttgtccaaaagtgtattggacgatccagattgaaacactccctcttctttttctttctccaaatttaAATCGTCCAAAACCTAAATGGACGGCCCAGATGTACTGAGCGGACACCAGAATTAACTCAGCCTATCTAGAAACTAGTATAGGGTTACTTTTATTTGAAATGAAGGACATCTCTTTGATGACCAGAGCCATTGGCCAATGCTAGGTGCCACAACCACCAAGCTACCGTAAACCAGATAAAAAGGAGAGCACAACTGTGATCATTTTAATTAGTCACTGTTGAGTTGCACAGAAagactgaaaaaataaaaaaaaaatatttttttatgtgtttagttaccaaaaaaaagttatgagATCCAGATCTTTAActttttttcactaaaaaataCTTTCCTGTAAAATAAATattgtcaaaacaaaaaaataataattttcctgCAAGATTCTTTGTAACACATACAAGGAATTTCACgcaagaaattttattttttcacttcGCTTCACTTTGTTCTAGGAATTTATTTTCACGCAATATTCTTCACAACTGGACAGATGGCTGAGCCTGAGAGGGTGACTCAACTATAAATGGGCACAAAAAGTGGAGTTGGTTTTTAATATGGAGAAATGATAAAAAGGAGAGCACTAAATCTCGTGCAAGAATCAGAAGGCCTTCCCCCACCCCACCACTACCCCAACTGTCAAGTTGAGAACTCATATATAGATAGACCCTCCCTAACCTAATAAATCACAATTACTTTCAACAAAAGCTGTTTTCATCAAACAACTTTTAAATAAActaatcaatttccaaaaaagtAAGGGCTTGAAGGcattaaacacaaaaaaaaaaaacaatatacaAATCAACTCAAATGAAATAAATCATCAACTTCCGTACAACCAATGACGTGtccctcttccttttttttta
The sequence above is a segment of the Rhododendron vialii isolate Sample 1 chromosome 13a, ASM3025357v1 genome. Coding sequences within it:
- the LOC131313727 gene encoding transcription factor TCP2; translated protein: MEVDKVQTQGCKFPRIGNNGRGSDWGNRIGQKGEEVEQYPDDEDDGGGEVKIGGGGSEMGGVGRLSMWPSSRIVRVSRASGGKDRHSKVLTSKGLRDRRVRLSVTTAIQFYDLQDRLGVDQPSKAVEWLLKAAAKSIDELGPISASFPDTPTKQLSDEKRPRLMDSAEVELECELNPNYQQQQHGSLSKSACSSNSETSKGSGLSLSRSENRVKARERARERRAEKEKEKGSETTTRVSNRPNTNHISQSSFTELLTGGINNVNNSNSSSNNNNGSPNGSGQQFQKTTRHWSSVTAAPMDYFSSGLLSPSTSRQHHLSGFSAQMGGNTLQQQSMTTISPFNHHHPEMHQHFSFVPDQSDYNLNFTISSTGLAHAGLNRGTLQSNSQPSSLLPHLQRLSSPIDGSNVPFFAAQNAAPMENHHHHQFPDGLDGRLQLCYGDGGGRQSDHKGKGKS